The sequence AGGAAACATCCTTCCAGACTGAGCAAAAACTTATACCTCAGCCCTGAGGACAAGCCTGACAGGAAAGTCCTTACAGTTCCCTCAGGATCCcactgcccttttttttttttccttcttctttttttgttgttgttgtgagAGGAAAGTCTTAAGGATAAGAGATCTGACTCTACCTGTGAAACTGAATCTTAAGGTATAGCTTTCTGAAGTTTGGAAATTCAAAGCTAAGGCTTTAAAACTAGCCTAGCTTACATTCTAGTTCTGCACATTTAAATTAAGTTAGGCATGAAACTTACTTTGACCCATAAAGTCAAGTCTATTTTCATCCCTGGGAGTTTTACAAATACTTCTTGTTTTGCCTAAGTTACAAACGCTGTGGGAACAGGGACGTAGCTTGATTTGAATATAAACATTAGAATTGATGTGTCTCCTCTCCGAAGTACGCCCAGAGTCTCCCCaggcaaagctgctttcaagcATTATACAGTAGCTGGATACAGATATAAGCATGTTAAGAAAAGATCTGAAATAGAACTAAAATAACTCTATGCTAattgaaagctttaaaatatagCAAATATATTACTACCTATGCATGTAGAGTAATCATCTCACACCAGTGAGATAATCTTCCGGTGTTAAACAGAACTGTACTCGCTCCATCTGTAAGAATTAACAGATGGAGCAACTCTTCGGGCTTTACGTAACAGTAATTAAACAAATCCTCACAATGGCCACATGATTTCATGCACAAGCCAAGGCAgtctacaaaaaaaaagcttcgCTGCCAGGTTGGAAAATTCCAGGTCACTTAGCCCAGAGAGCTCCACAAAAGCCATCAGCCTGATGCCTTGGATCACCGTGCCTCATCCTCCAGGATATCCTCTTTGCTGCGCACTGGGACTGAGAGCAGAAGATCCAGAAACAAAGCAGCTGCAACAGGCACCTTCATCGTCTGCAGGAAAAAGTTCTTGGACTACTTCGTCTGTAAGATTAGAGACAGTTATCCATGCACATTGCTATACTAGAAGTCAgtctgaataaagaaaatatgggAGAGTTCATAGCATTTGGTATGTAGGAGAATTCAGCGTCCTGGTACAAGCAGGTAACCTCTCTCACGTCACCTGCTTCACAGCCACGAgcaccagcagctctcctgtGGGCTAGGACCTGAGGCTGGAGGTGGGCATGTGAAATGCAACAATTACTCATTACtacaggcaggaaaagaaatttccCCACCAGGTAACACCCACCCAGCCAcccatgtatatatatatacgtatgTGAATCTCTACTCACCTAAAAGGGCAAGAAATAGCAGAATAAGCAAGGCACTTGAACTGCATGTTaactggagaagaaaggagtCCATTACAGATGGAAAATGCAGAGAGGGACAAAATTTTGTATCTTCACATgggctctccctcctgcccaaaAGTAAGCATCATCATTATCACCAGTTGACCTCCCTTACCTCTCTGAGGTGCTAGACACAGGGATGACCAAATGGGGCACCCCAGGAGTTCACCTCTGAGACACCCTCAGGGCCATGTTGGACATGGAGCCGCCATCTCCATACCCCTCATGTGGGgcttctgcagagctctgtctCCTCACCCCACCTACTACTCCACCTCTCTATAAAATACCTCGCATATCTTGGGCCGGAAACACATAGATGACACACAGGCCTTTCATGTACAcgaaatacatacagaaatctCCCATCGCATCTAACACCAAGCCAAAATCAAcacctgaaagaaaattcagctcaTTAAAACTGAACCTAGACCAGATCCAGGTGGGGGAAGGAATCCATCCAAATCTACTAACTGTGTAATATCCCATCTGCTGTTGCTGAAAATGCCTGCCCCCCAAACTAATGAAGCATTTCACAGCTTTTGggttcttttgctcttccaaacaggatttgttaaaaaaaaaaaaaaaaaaaattggctgaATGAAACGTGCACTGATATAGCTGTTCATTCCCCTCCCAGCAAAATGagtgcctggggggggggggataaaaaaaaccaacgCAGGTGTTCTGCTGCCACCACATGGTCATGAACAGACCTAggcagagttttaaaataaaacaaaatgtttgtgtttcttcagaATACATCAGTTCTCTAAGCCTATCATTTCTATGTATTTCCTTAACTCATCTCCAGTTGGGGGTACTTGTTCCAAATCCGTCAGATGACCGAGTTCCCAACCTGCCTGGTCAGTCTGCCCTGCAACTGGGCTGGATCCAGAGATTTCAAGGTTCATCACACCCTCGGGCCTCAGCTCTGGGGTacaagttattttcaaaaaagcttctgaaagagaaaatcagCTTTTCAGCCAACTCAGGACACATGTATCAAATGCTCCCGGTGAGCGACTCACTCTGGAAGGACATCTGGAAGGACATCTGGAAGGGGTGAGGTGGGATCCATCCCCTACTCTAAGACCCCTAGAGCAGTACCTGGCATGACTCACTCAAGGTGAGGACATCACCACCACCATTTATTCCAGTGACTCCTCTCACCAAAAAGCACTTAGAGAGAAAAGactgcctttctgcagctgtaatttaaaacaccctgttggcatttttatttttactaagaAAAGTGCATTAGCTTGGCCAAAcgctggaaagaaaaaataaatcctctgcGGAAAATATACTCTTGAAAGGTACACTATGCAAAAAACCCTATCTTAATTAGGAATATCAAAATAAAGCTATGGATTAGTATTCAAGGCCTAGAGACTCCTCTAGACTGTCCTCATCAGTTTTACAAGGTATTACAGCCCTGCATATCATAGCTCCACACCCCCAAAAACATTATAAActgtacaaaaaataaaattgcattttctattaACCCCAAAtctctctctgtattttctttttggtgtgcagaggagcagcagagcaatTTGCTACTCCATTCTTTCATGTCTCATCagtaataatttttcatcagttttgttgtattttagaggtgtcttttttttccccaaaagctctgaaaaaataTCCCAATGACTCATTAGCTCATCTCAGAATACAGGCATTTATGAAACTCCACACAGCTTTGTTTACTGTGAAATTCAGCtcaaaacttgaaaaacaaatcatgAAGGGCTGCTGTAAAAATTCAATAGCAACGTAGCCATCTCAGGGGGGCTGGAAACGTGTATCcaactgtatttcttcctttgtggAATATGAACAAGTTTGTGAGatacctgatttttaaaaaagctctgTAAATGAATGAGGGAAAGTTGCCAGTGGTGACAAACATTTCCAACAGTTAGTTCTCTTAGGAGTCACTTCCAGTCtttattaatgaagaatgaCACTGTCTATGATGTAGCCAAATCTTTGTGTGGGGATGTGAAAAACACCATCACTGAGGCCTAGAAGTGAAAAAAGGCTGTAATTTCAAAATAGTTAGAGAACAAGTTTTAGGATGATTCAGCTGCATACCATAAAACAGGTTATaattaacacatttattttctctgtgtatcATGAGAATTTCATGACCCCATGGTTTAATACCACTTAACAGGTTAAAGGTACTGCCTTAGGCATTTAGTGTACCGTAGCATTAGTCTTTGTCTGATATCAGTGACATGCAATATGGATTGGTACGTGGAACGTACTGCTTATAGTGGAACTGGGCTGATTCCCATTACAGTATCAGCCTTATGGGCTTGCCACTTTGTCCCTCAAGGTAATTTACCAACCACAGGTATAGTCATATATCATTGTTTCTCCAATCCGCCTTAGAGGGAGAGATTTTTGAGACAGAACTACTCAAAAAGCTTTAGGATCCATAAGATAAGCAAGTCATCTGCCTTGGGCTGGGTTGATTGTGGAGTCCACACTGATCTTCTCGTTTAACATGAAAGGCTGAATTCAACATTAGCATTTGGGACGACTGTTTTCAGCTGTCATTGATGTTACTTGACCAAAGGTCAAGAAAAAGAAGGCCACAATAGCAGCCTGTGTTCCAGAAAGCCATTTACAGTAACGCAAATTACTGTCATTTCTTTTACCATAAAATACTTCCGTTGACATATGTCAGTGCTTTATTGTGATGGTTTTGACCTCAGTGAAGAACTCGTAGGAATCCTTTGCTCCCTCCCTTCCTATCCCTGAGGCTTTCATCCCACCAAATGGCAAGTTCAGATCTCTAACAAGCCAGCAGTTGGTCCACACCAATCCAGACTGTAGTCTTTGTGCCACCCGATGAACACGTCCCACGTTGCTGGACCAGACAGTGGCTGCCAAGCCATATTTCACACTGTTGGCTCTTTTGATCACTTCTTCTTCTGTATCAAATGCTACCACACATGTCACAGGACCAAAGATCTCTTCTTGCATGCAACAAGATTCATCCTTGACTTCAGCAATAACTGTGGGCAACATGAAGTAGCCTTTCTGGTTGCCAGTTGGGAGAGCCAAGGAATCCACTCCCTCTCCGCAGAGGACTCTGGCTCCTTCAGCTTGGGCTTTCTTCACATAGCTCCTTacctggggaagcagcaggaaaacgTCACTGCTGTGGGTCCACCTCTCCAGTCTGGCAGCATCAACAGGAGCCCCTGAATATCTCCAACTGGATCATGCTGCCTTTATTTCCCTCCTAACACCAGAGGTCATTCCCTAGCTTTTGTTGTTATGTTTCTGTAAAAGTAAGGCTAGGTATTTCTCGCTGTAAAAcaatctttctctctctccaaacACTTACTAGCCTAGCAGGCAACACCGCTGGCCCTTCTTGCTAAGTATTCTCAAAAGGGTAGGGCCCCTGGTGAAAACACAAGTGGTGCCAGagcctccctcccttcttccaggaGCTTGGGCAGTTTGCCACATATTCCATGCCACGGTTCACTCATTTACTCGAATGGATCAGTAATATTTTCCTACCTCACAGGCAGGCTTGTTAAATGTTTACATGCCACTAGGATGATGAAGCCATGAATGCTATCGAAAATCTCATcaataaataattaaagctGTTTCCACGGCTGCTGCTATCATATGCTACCTTGAACACATAGGACATGCTACTGATTTACTTCTGCTGTTCTGAAATCATTGCCTGGTTTCTCTCCCTATAGAAACACCACAGAGACCACCaggcttctttctctttttcttcttttaaccaCCTTGGTAGGTTAGACTCGGAAGTTCTCTGTGGTGCCACAGACCGAGGACCTCGGGACGTGGGTGTTTCTGCCACTCTACTTCTGAACAGGCCTGGAGAACCTGCTGAGGTGTCAGGAAGCATGACAAAGGTttggctttctctctctctctgcgGTTTTCAGTCTGCTTCTTGCTTATGCTGATTGTGTCAGACAGTTTTGGGATATGAGCATCTGCTCTCCTGAACTCCATCTGACAccataaaaatccatttcataTAAGCCACTAAAGCAGACTGTGTTTAACTGTGCACCATGGCAGCTTCCCTCTACACATACGCAATTCCAAATTACTGCAGGCAGTCCTAGGAAACTGTGTCTTCTACTCCCCAGAATTTGCCAAAGtgtgatataaaaataaaacttttatctTGTTAACTACCTTATTACGGAAATAAGTGATCTCAGCAAATGCAATATTAAAATCCATGAAAATGTTGCTGAACTTTAAGATTGGTTAGTATAAATTCAGGATTTAGATTTATGCATTTTGAATTACTTCActttaaatggggaaaaaattattgtttgccattttaaattattttccccatgGAGCTGATTTTTCTGGAGTAATCACATGATCCCAGGCCACAGGCAACAGAAACCTTATCAAAAAGATACCTTATAATGGCTTTGAATCATCATCCCTCAGAACTAATCTTGTACCTTGAGAGGACCATGTCCTCTCCATACACCTCAGAAATCACCTTTCATAGCCCTCTAAAAGATGAGATGAGATCATGTATACTCCATGTAATATCACCTTTTCTAGATGCTCTTTACTTATTAGTGCTCCCACGTCGACTGTAGGATCTGAGGGGTTCCCAACCTTCCATTTCTTAGCCTCTGCCACAAACCTCTTCAAAAACTCACTGTATATGCCCCTCTGAACAAAGATCCTGGAGGTGCAGAGACAGATCTCACCCtaccaaaaagaaacaaacaagaaaaacaacaataTCAGTTCATATTACATTGTGCTATTGACGAGTAATAAGAGTCATATCCCAGAATGCGACTTGTGTCTCTGCATCCTCGGGAGTGCAAACTACATTCACCAACACTGCAAAGCAGGATTTTTCCcagattaaaaaggaaaagagaagaaaaagacaaaacagcaataacagGATTGTACAGTCACTTACTAATGCAAACATTAGTCTTCTCCAACATTTTTCATAGGAAATGTGGTTTCCAATTCTGAATGATCTCTGTCTTCATTTCCTGATAATCCCTTTCTGATACCAAGctatttttctgaacatttgcCCTGATATAGTTTCATGGCTTTGGTGATCTCTCCTGAGGGTGGTGATGAGGGAAGAGGAACATGGATAGAATTTGGGGGGGGAGTCTCCTAATTTAATTCCAGCAAATCAGCAAGCTTCCCACTTACTTGCAGGGTGGGATTTAAAACAGCTGCTTCTGGAAGGATAAGCAATATATCTATTTTGAGAGGGATAATGACACCTTGTTATTTTCTGATGGAGAGTACTAGGAAGAGctctttattattttgtttctctgcttgtggaataatgaaatttttttcatatttttctatttacacTTTGCCCACAACACAGAATCTTGAAACAGACCTTGGCAATTTAGGATTTCGATCCAAAGGTAcgtgcatgtgcacacacacacactctcaaACACATGCACACCTCCTGCTGCAAACACGGTTTATACGCTACAGAGGTGGGAGGCACCTGGTTGGCAAAGCTGGACCTCAGGGTTGTGGGGATGCATTGGGTCAAGTCAGCATCGTCAAAGACGATTGCGGGGTTTTTGCCTCCCAGTTCCAGCGAAAGCCGTTTGCATTGTGGAGCACTTTTCTCTGCGATCCGCTGGGCCGTCAGCGTGCTTCCCGTGAAGGAGATCAGAGGCACGTCGGGATGGCAGACGAGGGCTTCTCCTGCCTTGGCGCCCATTCCAAACACCACGTTTACCACCCCGTGGGGTACTCCTGATGGGAAGAAAGGCACACAGTCATCGTACCCTTTCCCTTGCTCTGCAGGTTTCACTTCACTGTGTTTTGTCTCTGAAGTTAGAAAATTACCAGTAGCTCTAGGGTGACAAAGACTGACCCTTAACTTACGTAGCAGCTGAAATGCATGATGTTTAATAACTCTGGGGGTCATGGGTTAAAAGATAAAGCCAATTCCACTGATCAGTCAAGCTTGCCTGACATCTGTCATCACAGTCTCAGTTTGCAGTCATTCAGGGAAGAAGCAGTTGTCCTCCCAGTTTTTCTTAATAGTGCACCAAATACAGCCATGACACAGCCACCAAGAGCTGATTCTCACTCTCGTACACCTTCATGGTTCCTCAGCTGGCACCACAGGCTTAGGACACCCTTAAGTGGAGTgcaggagggggaaaggaggcACAGGAAGACTTTTCATAAGATAGCGGAAAAAAGTGGGCAATAGCTGGGAGATGGGATAGTAGGAGGACAGGGAGAGCTTTTTGTTCTCCAGTACAACATTCAGCTACAGCAAACAGTCTTTCCCAAATTCTTTGAGCACTTTCTGAtttctggaacaaaaaaaatggtgCACAGGCAAGCATTCCCACCCCATTCCCCCTCCCTAGCATGCTACAGGACTTACCTGCTTTCTCCAAGAGTTTGCACATCATCCAAGCTGTGACAGATGTCATCTCACTTGGCTTGGCAACCACAGTATTTCCACATGCAATGGCAGGAGCTATTTTCCAGGTCAACAAATATAGTGGCAAATTCCAGGGACTGATTAAACCAGctacaaagcaaaagcacaaaAGACAGGAGTTCAGTCTGCTGCGAGACAAAACTCAATTCTCTAACCTCAAGCACTTATACACCAATTCAGATTTATGAAGGGAATTTGGctatggcttttattttcagacaatTGTACAACAAATTTGCAGCTAGAAACATTTCTCAGAGGcagacaattttaaaagatttgtgCAAA comes from Ciconia boyciana chromosome 3, ASM3463844v1, whole genome shotgun sequence and encodes:
- the ALDH8A1 gene encoding 2-aminomuconic semialdehyde dehydrogenase isoform X2 codes for the protein MAHSKALLVLENFIGGKFVPCSSYIDSYNPSTGEVYCKVPDSGKEEVDAAVKAAKDAFPIWSSKSPLERSQILNKLADLIEHDLEAFAQAESKDQGKTITFARTVDIPRAVYNFRFFASSILHHTTECTEMAIVGCVHYTSRAPVGVGVPHGVVNVVFGMGAKAGEALVCHPDVPLISFTGSTLTAQRIAEKSAPQCKRLSLELGGKNPAIVFDDADLTQCIPTTLRSSFANQGEICLCTSRIFVQRGIYSEFLKRFVAEAKKWKVGNPSDPTVDVGALISKEHLEKVRSYVKKAQAEGARVLCGEGVDSLALPTGNQKGYFMLPTVIAEVKDESCCMQEEIFGPVTCVVAFDTEEEVIKRANSVKYGLAATVWSSNVGRVHRVAQRLQSGLVWTNCWLVRDLNLPFGGMKASGIGREGAKDSYEFFTEVKTITIKH
- the ALDH8A1 gene encoding 2-aminomuconic semialdehyde dehydrogenase isoform X3; its protein translation is MAHSKALLVLENFIGGKFVPCSSYIDSYNPSTGEVYCKVPDSGKEEVDAAVKAAKDAFPIWSSKSPLERSQILNKLADLIEHDLEAFAQAESKDQGKTITFARTVDIPRAVYNFRFFASSILHHTTECTEMAIVGCVHYTSRAPVGVAGLISPWNLPLYLLTWKIAPAIACGNTVVAKPSEMTSVTAWMMCKLLEKAGVPHGVVNVVFGMGAKAGEALVCHPDVPLISFTGSTLTAQRIAEKSAPQCKRLSLELGGKNPAIVFDDADLTQCIPTTLRSSFANQVRSYVKKAQAEGARVLCGEGVDSLALPTGNQKGYFMLPTVIAEVKDESCCMQEEIFGPVTCVVAFDTEEEVIKRANSVKYGLAATVWSSNVGRVHRVAQRLQSGLVWTNCWLVRDLNLPFGGMKASGIGREGAKDSYEFFTEVKTITIKH
- the ALDH8A1 gene encoding 2-aminomuconic semialdehyde dehydrogenase isoform X1; its protein translation is MAHSKALLVLENFIGGKFVPCSSYIDSYNPSTGEVYCKVPDSGKEEVDAAVKAAKDAFPIWSSKSPLERSQILNKLADLIEHDLEAFAQAESKDQGKTITFARTVDIPRAVYNFRFFASSILHHTTECTEMAIVGCVHYTSRAPVGVAGLISPWNLPLYLLTWKIAPAIACGNTVVAKPSEMTSVTAWMMCKLLEKAGVPHGVVNVVFGMGAKAGEALVCHPDVPLISFTGSTLTAQRIAEKSAPQCKRLSLELGGKNPAIVFDDADLTQCIPTTLRSSFANQGEICLCTSRIFVQRGIYSEFLKRFVAEAKKWKVGNPSDPTVDVGALISKEHLEKVRSYVKKAQAEGARVLCGEGVDSLALPTGNQKGYFMLPTVIAEVKDESCCMQEEIFGPVTCVVAFDTEEEVIKRANSVKYGLAATVWSSNVGRVHRVAQRLQSGLVWTNCWLVRDLNLPFGGMKASGIGREGAKDSYEFFTEVKTITIKH